In a genomic window of Brassica rapa cultivar Chiifu-401-42 chromosome A10, CAAS_Brap_v3.01, whole genome shotgun sequence:
- the LOC103848347 gene encoding cyclin-A3-4 isoform X2, producing MSENTRMTRAAVKRKASTAFARADEITVSKKRVVLGELTNVAVPNQEREIHKPKSTLIPAKKQTKHAPIPPPPPALDFESGSVDPQMCGPYVADICAYLREMEGKLKQRPLHDYIEKVQNDITPSMRGVLVDWLVEVAEEYKLVSDTLYLTVSYVDRFLSAKPIHRQRLQLVGVSAMLIASKYEEISPPKVEDFVYITDNTFTRQDVVSMEADILLALQFELGCPTIKTFLRRFTRVAQEDFNESLLQIEFLCCYLSELSLLDYTCVKFLPSLLASSAVFLARFIIRPKQHPWNQMLEEYTKYKASDLQQCVGIIHDLYLSRRGNVLEAVRNKYKQHKFKCVATMPVSPELPLAFFEDVTIRDLKPCVGSC from the exons ATGTCGGAGAACACGAGGATGACGAGGGCGGCGGTGAAACGAAAAGCCTCCACAGCGTTTGCGAGGGCGGACGAAATCACAGTTAGCAAGAAGAGAGTTGTTCTCGGAGAGCTTACCAATGTCGCTGTACCGAATCAGGAAAGAGAGATCCACAAGCCTAAATCAACTCTCATCCCCGCCAAGAAACAGACGAAGCATGCTCCCATACCTCCTCCTCCACCCGCCCTGGATTTCGAATCTGGATCCGTCGATCCTCAGATGTGTGGACCTTACGTCGCCGACATCTGTGCGTATCTCCGCGAAATGGAG GGGAAGCTGAAACAAAGACCTCTACATGATTATATCGAGAAGGTTCAGAATGATATAACGCCTAGCATGAGAGGGGTTTTGGTGGACTGGTTAGTTGAAGTTGCCGAGGAATACAAACTTGTCTCCGACACACTCTATCTCACTGTCTCTTATGTCGATAGATTCTTGTCTGCAAAGCCTATTCACAGGCAGAGGCTTCAGCTTGTTGGAGTTTCTGCTATGCTTATTGCGTC GAAATACGAAGAGATAAGTCCTCCTAAAGTGGAAGACTTTGTGTACATCACTGATAATACGTTTACAAGACAAGATGTGGTGTCCATGGAGGCAGATATACTTCTTGCTCTGCAGTTTGAGTTAGGATGTCCAACCATTAAAACGTTCCTAAG ACGGTTCACAAGGGTTGCTCAAGAGGATTTCAAT GAGTCACTATTGCAGATAGAGTTCCTCTGTTGCTATCTCTCAGAACTGAGTCTGTTGGATTATACCTGCGTGAAGTTCTTGCCATCTCTTTTGGCTTCTTCTGCTGTCTTTCTTGCCCGGTTCATCATCCGTCCAAAACAACACCCTTGG AATCAAATGTTAGAAGAGTACACAAAATACAAAGCGTCTGATCTGCAACAATGTGTGGGTATCATTCATGACTTGTATCTAAGCAGAAGAGGGAACGTTCTTGAAGCTGTTAGAAATAAATACAAGCAAcataag TTCAAGTGTGTTGCAACCATGCCTGTTTCACCTGAACTGCCTCTTGCTTTCTTTGAGGATGTTACCATCAGAGACTTGAAGCCTTGTGTTGGAAGTTGTTAG
- the LOC103848346 gene encoding metal transporter Nramp2 — MENDVKVAEKVEEADRLLPPPQSLPSNSDEEESESESEAAFESRDKIVIVDFESAGDPAAAPPFSWRKLWLFTGPGFLMSIAFLDPGNLEGDLQAGAIAGYSLLWLLMWATAMGLLIQMLSARVGVATGRHLAELCRDEYPAWARYVLWSMAELALVGADIQEVIGSAIAIQILSRGVLPLWAGVVITASDCFLFLFLENYGVRKLEAVFAVLIATMGLSFAWMFGETKPSGKELMIGILLPRLSSKTIRQAVGVVGCVIMPHNVFLHSALVQSRQIDPKRKSRVQEALNYYLIDSSLALFISFMINLFVTTVFAKGFYGTEKANNIGLVNAGQYLQEKFGGGLLPILYIWGIGLLAAGQSSTITGTYAGQFIMGGFLNLRLKKWMRAVITRSCAIVPTMIVAIVFNTSEASLDVLNEWLNVLQSVQIPFALLPLLTLVSKEEVMGDFKIGPILQRIAWTVAALVMIINGYLLLDFFVSEVNGFMFGVTVCVWTTAYVAFIVYLISHSNFIPSPWSSSSSIELPKRVTVSNS, encoded by the exons ATGGAAAATGACGTCAAGGTCGCGGAGAAAGTGGAGGAAGCTGACCGCCTTCTTCCTCCTCCCCAGTCTCTTCCCTCTAATTCCGACGAGGAAGAATCCGAATCCGAATCAGAGGCCGCGTTCGAATCTCGTGACAAGATCGTGATCGTCGATTTCGAATCAGCCGGCGATCCCGCCGCAGCACCTCCTTTCTCGTGGCGGAAACTGTGGCTGTTCACCGGCCCTGGCTTCCTGATGAGCATAGCCTTCTTAGATCCAGGGAATCTAGAAGGAGATCTACAAGCTGGTGCCATCGCTGGCTACTCTCTCCTATGGCTCCTAATGTGGGCCACCGCTATGGGGTTACTGATTCAGATGCTCTCCGCTAGAGTCGGTGTCGCCACCGGTCGACATCTGGCTGAGCTCTGCCGCGACGAGTATCCGGCTTGGGCGAGGTATGTGCTTTGGTCTATGGCTGAGCTCGCTCTGGTCGGAGCTGATATTCAAGAGGTCATCGGTAGTGCAATAGCGATTCAGATTCTTAGCCGTGGCGTCTTGCCTCTCTGGGCCGGTGTTGTCATTACGGCGTCGGATTG ttttttatttttgtttctagaGAATTATGGTGTGAGGAAGTTAGAAGctgtttttgcagttttgattGCAACTATGGGTTTGTCTTTTGCTTGGATGTTTGGTGAAACCAAGCCAAGTGGAAAAGAACTTATGATAG GTATTTTACTTCCAAGACTTAGCTCAAAGACGATTAGACAAGCTGTAGGTGTTGTTGGCTGTGTCATAATGCCTCACAACGTGTTCTTGCATTCGGCTCTTGTACAGTCGAGGCAAATAGACCCGAAGAGGAAATCACGGGTCCAAGAGGCGCTAAATTACTATTTGATCGACTCATCTCTCGCGCTCTTCATCTCTTTCATGATCAACTTGTTTGTGACTACTGTCTTTGCAAAAGGGTTTTACGGAACCGAGAAAGCTAATAACATTGGCTTAGTTAATGCTGGTCAGTATCTTCAAGAGAAGTTTGGAGGTGGGCTTCTTCCGATTCTCTATATCTGGGGAATAGGGCTGTTAGCAGCCGGACAAAGCAGTACGATAACCGGTACATATGCTGGACAGTTTATAATGGGAGGGTTTCTGAACCTTCGGCTTAAGAAATGGATGAGGGCAGTGATAacaagaagctgtgctattgtGCCGACCATGATTGTAGCAATCGTGTtcaacacttctgaagcttccTTGGATGTTTTGAATGAATGGCTCAATGTGCTTCAGTCTGTACAGATTCCTTTTGCTCTTCTCCCTCTTCTAACTTTGGTATCTAAAGAAGAAGTTATGGGAGACTTCAAGATTGGACCTATTCTCCAG AGAATAGCTTGGACTGTGGCTGCACTTGTAATGATCATCAATGGGTACCTTCTGTTGGATTTCTTTGTATCAGAAGTGAACGGGTTTATGTTTGGAGTTACGGTCTGCGTCTGGACAACCGCTTATGTTGCCTTTATAGTCTACCTCATTTCACACAGCAACTTTATTCCTTCTCCTtggtcttcttcctcttccataGAACTTCCCAAAAGAGTGACAGTTTCCAATAGCTAG
- the LOC103848347 gene encoding cyclin-A3-4 isoform X1 encodes MSENTRMTRAAVKRKASTAFARADEITVSKKRVVLGELTNVAVPNQEREIHKPKSTLIPAKKQTKHAPIPPPPPALDFESGSVDPQMCGPYVADICAYLREMEGKLKQRPLHDYIEKVQNDITPSMRGVLVDWLVEVAEEYKLVSDTLYLTVSYVDRFLSAKPIHRQRLQLVGVSAMLIASRKYEEISPPKVEDFVYITDNTFTRQDVVSMEADILLALQFELGCPTIKTFLRRFTRVAQEDFNESLLQIEFLCCYLSELSLLDYTCVKFLPSLLASSAVFLARFIIRPKQHPWNQMLEEYTKYKASDLQQCVGIIHDLYLSRRGNVLEAVRNKYKQHKFKCVATMPVSPELPLAFFEDVTIRDLKPCVGSC; translated from the exons ATGTCGGAGAACACGAGGATGACGAGGGCGGCGGTGAAACGAAAAGCCTCCACAGCGTTTGCGAGGGCGGACGAAATCACAGTTAGCAAGAAGAGAGTTGTTCTCGGAGAGCTTACCAATGTCGCTGTACCGAATCAGGAAAGAGAGATCCACAAGCCTAAATCAACTCTCATCCCCGCCAAGAAACAGACGAAGCATGCTCCCATACCTCCTCCTCCACCCGCCCTGGATTTCGAATCTGGATCCGTCGATCCTCAGATGTGTGGACCTTACGTCGCCGACATCTGTGCGTATCTCCGCGAAATGGAG GGGAAGCTGAAACAAAGACCTCTACATGATTATATCGAGAAGGTTCAGAATGATATAACGCCTAGCATGAGAGGGGTTTTGGTGGACTGGTTAGTTGAAGTTGCCGAGGAATACAAACTTGTCTCCGACACACTCTATCTCACTGTCTCTTATGTCGATAGATTCTTGTCTGCAAAGCCTATTCACAGGCAGAGGCTTCAGCTTGTTGGAGTTTCTGCTATGCTTATTGCGTC TAGGAAATACGAAGAGATAAGTCCTCCTAAAGTGGAAGACTTTGTGTACATCACTGATAATACGTTTACAAGACAAGATGTGGTGTCCATGGAGGCAGATATACTTCTTGCTCTGCAGTTTGAGTTAGGATGTCCAACCATTAAAACGTTCCTAAG ACGGTTCACAAGGGTTGCTCAAGAGGATTTCAAT GAGTCACTATTGCAGATAGAGTTCCTCTGTTGCTATCTCTCAGAACTGAGTCTGTTGGATTATACCTGCGTGAAGTTCTTGCCATCTCTTTTGGCTTCTTCTGCTGTCTTTCTTGCCCGGTTCATCATCCGTCCAAAACAACACCCTTGG AATCAAATGTTAGAAGAGTACACAAAATACAAAGCGTCTGATCTGCAACAATGTGTGGGTATCATTCATGACTTGTATCTAAGCAGAAGAGGGAACGTTCTTGAAGCTGTTAGAAATAAATACAAGCAAcataag TTCAAGTGTGTTGCAACCATGCCTGTTTCACCTGAACTGCCTCTTGCTTTCTTTGAGGATGTTACCATCAGAGACTTGAAGCCTTGTGTTGGAAGTTGTTAG